A region of Macaca thibetana thibetana isolate TM-01 chromosome 20, ASM2454274v1, whole genome shotgun sequence DNA encodes the following proteins:
- the MAPK3 gene encoding mitogen-activated protein kinase 3 isoform X2, which produces MAAAAAAQGGGGGEPRRAEGVGPGVPGEVEMVKGQPFDVGPRYTQLQYIGEGAYGMVSSAYDHVRKTRVAIKKISPFEHQTYCQRTLREIQILLRFRHENVIGIRDILRASTLEAMRDVYIVQDLMETDLYKLLKSQQLSNDHICYFLYQILRGLKYIHSANVLHRDLKPSNLLINTTCDLKICDFGLARIADPEHDHTGFLTEYVATRWYRAPEIMLNSKGYTKSIDIWSVGCILAEMLSNRPIFPGKHYLDQLNHILALDLLDRMLTFNPNKRITVEEALAHPYLEQYYDPTDEPVAEEPFTFAMELDDLPKERLKELIFQETARFQPGALEAP; this is translated from the exons atggcggcggcggcggcggctcaggggggcgggggtggggagccCCGGAGAGCCGAGGGGGTCGGCCCGGGGGTCCCGGGGGAGGTGGAGATGGTGAAGGGGCAGCCGTTCGACGTGGGCCCGCGCTACACGCAGCTGCAGTACATCGGCGAGGGCGCGTACGGCATGGTCAG CTCGGCCTATGACCACGTGCGCAAGACTCGCGTGGCCATCAAGAAGATCAGCCCCTTCGAGCATCAGACCTACTGCCAGCGCACGCTCCGGGAGATCCAGATCCTGCTGCGCTTCCGCCATGAGAATGTCATCGGCATCCGAGACATTCTTCGTGCGTCCACCCTGGAAGCCATGAGGGATGT CTACATTGTGCAGGACCTGATGGAGACTGACCTGTACAAGTTGCTGAAAAGCCAGCAACTGAGCAATGACCACATCTGCTACTTCCTCTACCAGATCCTGCGGGGCCTCAAGTACATCCACTCCGCTAATGTGCTCCACCGGGATCTAAAGCCCTCCAACCTGCTCATCAACACCACCTGCGACCTTAAG ATTTGCGATTTCGGCCTGGCCCGGATTGCCGATCCTGAGCATGACCACACCGGCTTCCTGACGGAGTATGTGGCTACACGCTGGTACCGGGCCCCAGAGATCATGCTGAACTCCAAG gGCTATACCAAGTCCATCGACATCTGGTCTGTGGGCTGCATTCTGGCTGAGATGCTCTCTAACCGGCCCATCTTCCCTGGCAAGCACTACCTGGATCAGCTCAACCACATTCTGG CCCTTGACCTGCTGGACCGGATGTTAACCTTTAACCCCAATAAACGGATCACAGTGGAGGAAGCGCTGGCTCACCCCTACCTGGAGCAGTACTATGACCCGACGGATGAG CCAGTGGCCGAGGAGCCCTTCACCTTCGCCATGGAGCTGGATGACCTACCTAAGGAGCGGCTGAAGGAGCTCATCTTCCAGGAGACAGCACGCTTCCAGCCTGGGGCGCTAGAGGCCCCCTAA
- the GDPD3 gene encoding lysophospholipase D GDPD3 isoform X3, producing the protein MSLSLYYALPALGSYAMLSIFFLRWPHLLHTPRAPTFRVRLAAHRGGSGELLESTMEAMENSMAQRSDLLELDCQLTRDKVVVVSHDENLYRQSGLNRDVGSLDFEDLPLYKEELEVYFSPGHFAHGSDRRMVRLEDLFQRFPRTPMSVEIKGNNEELICEIADLVRRYDRNEITIWASENRSVMKKCKAANPEMPLSFTISRGFWVLLSYYLGLLPFIPIPEKFFFCFLPNIINRWSFGALMKSRILKQPSAWEPLAS; encoded by the exons ATGAGCCTTTCGCTGTACTATGCCCTTCCCGCCCTGGGCAGCTATGCCATGCTCTCCATCTTCTTCCTGCGCTGGCCTCACCTGCTGCACACGCCCCGGGCTCCCACCTTCCGTGTCCGCCTGGCGGCCCACCGAGGAG GATCTGGAGAGCTGCTGGAAAGCACCATGGAGGCCATGGAGAA CTCCATGGCCCAGCGCTCAGACCTCCTGGAGCTCGACTGTCAGCTGACACGAGACAAAGTGGTGGTGGTGTCACATGATGAGAACCTGTACCGCCAGTCAGGCCTGAACAGGGATGTGGGCAGCCTGGACTTCGAG GACCTGCCCCTctacaaggaggagctggaggtTTACTTCTCTCCAG GCCACTTTGCTCACGGGTCAGACCGGCGCATGGTTCGTCTGGAGGACCTGTTCCAGAGGTTTCCAAGGACACCCATGAGTGTGGAGATCAAAGGGAATAATGAAGAGCTCATCTGTGAG atAGCAGACTTGGTGAGACGCTATGACCGTAATGAAATCACCATCTGGGCCTCGGAGAACCGCTCGGTCATGAAGAAATGCAAGGCTGCC AACCCCGAGATGCCCCTGTCCTTCACGATAAGCCGAGGATTTTGGGTGCTGCTTTCCTACTACCTGGGGCTGCTGCCCTTCATCCCCATCCCTGAGAAGTTCTTCTTCTGCTTCCTGCCCAACATCATCAACAG
- the MAPK3 gene encoding mitogen-activated protein kinase 3 isoform X1 has product MAAAAAAQGGGGGEPRRAEGVGPGVPGEVEMVKGQPFDVGPRYTQLQYIGEGAYGMVSSAYDHVRKTRVAIKKISPFEHQTYCQRTLREIQILLRFRHENVIGIRDILRASTLEAMRDVYIVQDLMETDLYKLLKSQQLSNDHICYFLYQILRGLKYIHSANVLHRDLKPSNLLINTTCDLKICDFGLARIADPEHDHTGFLTEYVATRWYRAPEIMLNSKGYTKSIDIWSVGCILAEMLSNRPIFPGKHYLDQLNHILGILGSPSQEDLNCIINMKARNYLQSLPSKTKVAWAKLFPKSDSKALDLLDRMLTFNPNKRITVEEALAHPYLEQYYDPTDEPVAEEPFTFAMELDDLPKERLKELIFQETARFQPGALEAP; this is encoded by the exons atggcggcggcggcggcggctcaggggggcgggggtggggagccCCGGAGAGCCGAGGGGGTCGGCCCGGGGGTCCCGGGGGAGGTGGAGATGGTGAAGGGGCAGCCGTTCGACGTGGGCCCGCGCTACACGCAGCTGCAGTACATCGGCGAGGGCGCGTACGGCATGGTCAG CTCGGCCTATGACCACGTGCGCAAGACTCGCGTGGCCATCAAGAAGATCAGCCCCTTCGAGCATCAGACCTACTGCCAGCGCACGCTCCGGGAGATCCAGATCCTGCTGCGCTTCCGCCATGAGAATGTCATCGGCATCCGAGACATTCTTCGTGCGTCCACCCTGGAAGCCATGAGGGATGT CTACATTGTGCAGGACCTGATGGAGACTGACCTGTACAAGTTGCTGAAAAGCCAGCAACTGAGCAATGACCACATCTGCTACTTCCTCTACCAGATCCTGCGGGGCCTCAAGTACATCCACTCCGCTAATGTGCTCCACCGGGATCTAAAGCCCTCCAACCTGCTCATCAACACCACCTGCGACCTTAAG ATTTGCGATTTCGGCCTGGCCCGGATTGCCGATCCTGAGCATGACCACACCGGCTTCCTGACGGAGTATGTGGCTACACGCTGGTACCGGGCCCCAGAGATCATGCTGAACTCCAAG gGCTATACCAAGTCCATCGACATCTGGTCTGTGGGCTGCATTCTGGCTGAGATGCTCTCTAACCGGCCCATCTTCCCTGGCAAGCACTACCTGGATCAGCTCAACCACATTCTGG GCATCCTGGGCTCCCCATCCCAGGAGGACCTGAATTGTATCATCAACATGAAGGCCCGAAACTACCTACAGTCTCTGCCCTCCAAGACCAAGGTGGCTTGGGCCAAGCTTTTCCCCAAGTCAGACTCCAAAG CCCTTGACCTGCTGGACCGGATGTTAACCTTTAACCCCAATAAACGGATCACAGTGGAGGAAGCGCTGGCTCACCCCTACCTGGAGCAGTACTATGACCCGACGGATGAG CCAGTGGCCGAGGAGCCCTTCACCTTCGCCATGGAGCTGGATGACCTACCTAAGGAGCGGCTGAAGGAGCTCATCTTCCAGGAGACAGCACGCTTCCAGCCTGGGGCGCTAGAGGCCCCCTAA